Proteins encoded together in one Bactrocera neohumeralis isolate Rockhampton chromosome 4, APGP_CSIRO_Bneo_wtdbg2-racon-allhic-juicebox.fasta_v2, whole genome shotgun sequence window:
- the LOC126754792 gene encoding protein late bloomer gives MACSTKTLKVFSLIWDILYALVGLVIIGIGAYVVIKLEYFNTAAFVILGLGIVVILTAVLGSLGAAHESSQISKTFAIILLLWVVLQTLSVGFLWIFQTTMLINIDQTFDELWGTQTVPIKPGNASHIASIERWLDCCGNIGSSDYLLPPNSCYNSVTDKLNLDGCRQKFLAYAAERWQAFNFFAIGVVLVELICAAFAWVLANSIVNRWRRSKYYPK, from the exons CTGGTCGGCTTGGTCATCATTGGCATTGGCGCATATGTGGTCATCAAACTTGAATATTTCAATACCGCAGCCTTCGTAATACTCGGCTTGGGCATCGTGGTGATCTTGACCGCTGTCTTGGGTTCACTGGGTGCGGCACATGAAAGCAGCCAGATCTCCAAAACG ttCGCTATCATACTGCTGCTATGGGTTGTGCTGCAAACACTATCGGTTGGCTTCTTATGGATCTTCCAAACGACAATGCTGATCAACATTGATCAAACCTTCGATGAGTTGTGGGGCACGCAGACAGTGCCCATCAAGCCGGGCAACGCTAGTCATATAGCGAGCATTGAGAGATGG CTCGATTGTTGCGGCAATATCGGCTCCAGCGATTACCTGCTCCCGCCCAATAGCTGCTACAACAGCGTTACGGACAAGCTGAACCTCGACGGCTGCCGGCAGAAGTTCCTCGCGTACGCGGCCGAGCGCTGGCAGGCGTTCAATTTCTTCGCCATCGGTGTGGTGTTGGTCGAG CTGATTTGTGCCGCTTTCGCTTGGGTCTTGGCCAACAGCATTGTGAATCGCTGGCGCCGCTCGAAATACTATCCCAAATAA